The genomic region tttgtttataaaaacaaataaaaataaatcaaccaCCCAAGACCcttctcttctaaaaaaagaaaaaacaaataaaaattttttttttcttaaaataagacaaatattaaactttaaaaaagtgTGCGCTACTATgttacacaaattattttataatttttctttttttacaaacgATTAATATGGAGGATGGTTACCGTAAGtaaaattgttaaattaatgGCCGAGAATCAACAATTTATAATGATGTTGTAAAAGAGTCTCTGCACTCAgcattattcattatatatctATAACTTGCAAACCATTCTCCTCTGGTTTTCTGCCTAAATTGCAATTGCTTCCCTTTGGcctttttatttccttcttcTAGCAACAAGAGACCATGGCTGTCTTCCTGGGACAGGCACTTGCCACTTCAATCATTCAGGTGACACTTGATAGACTGGCTTCTCCTGAAGTCATAGGCTACTTCAAGGGAAGGAAACATAGTGATGAATTGCTACAAAAGTTGAAGGTTATGCTGTTATCTGCTAAATCAGTACTCATTGATGCAGAGGAGAAGCAATTTACAAACCCAGCTGTGAAAAATTGGTTGGATGAGCTTAAAGATGCTGTTTATGTTGCAGATGACCTTCTGGATGAGATTGCCACTGAAGCCTTATCCAAGTCAGAAGCTAAATTTCAAACTCGCACCAGTAAGGTATTGCGCTTTGTCTCTACTTCTGTTAattcatttgataaaaagatACGGTCAAAACTAGAAAAAGTTCTAGATATGTTACAAAAAGTCATAGAACAAAAGAATGTCCATAATCTGAAAGAGGTTGCCAGTGGAGTACCACTACCACCACGACAATTAACAACTTCTTGTCCTGAAGAATATGGTGTGTATGGTAGAGATAATGATAAGGAGGAGATATTTAAGAAGTTGCAATTAGATAATGCAAATGGTGATGAGATATGTGTTGTTCCTATAGTGGGCATGGGTGGGGTTGGTAAAACAACCCTTGCTCGGCTTGTATATAATGACAACCGAGTAAAGGAGAATTTTGATCTCAAagcatgggtttgtgtttcagACACATTTGATGGTTTTAGAATAGCAAAAACTATTCTTGAAGAGATCACTTTGTCTAAATGTGACATTAGCTTGAATTTGTTACAAATTAGAATAAGAGAGAGCTTAAAGGGAAAGAAGTTTCTCCTTGTTTTAGATGATGTTTGGAATGAGAGTTATATTGTTTGGGATGAGTTCCTTACGTTGTTTAGATGTGAGGCAAAAGAGATCAAAATCATTATTACAACACGTAGTAAAAATGTTGCGTCAATTGTGCACCCAATTTCAATTCATCATCTAATGCAATTGTctgaagaagaatgttggttgctATTTGCAAAGCATGCATTTAAAAATGGAGAATCGAGTAAAAATTTAGATATAGAACTAATTGGTAGAAAAATTGTTTGTAAGTGTAAAGGTTTGCCTTTAGCTGCAAAAGCACTTGGGGGTATGTTGCAGTCTAAACAAGACCTAAGAGAGTGGAATCGTATTTTGGAGAGTGATATATGGGATCTACCAGGAGGTGAAAGTTCTATCCTTCCAGCTCTAAGATTGAGCTACAACTACCTCCCATCACATTTGAAACAATGCTTTACTTATTGCTCAATTTTTCCGAAGGATTATGAATTTTCAAAGAAGGAGTTAGTCTTGTTGTGGATGGCAGAAGATTTATTGTTGAAACCCAAGGGAaatgaaagcatggaagaaatAGGTGAACAATACTTTGATGAGCTACTATCGAGGTCATTTTTTCAACGATCAAATAATGATGAACTATGTTTCATAATGCATGATCTTTTTAATGACTTGGCAAATTTTATATCTGGagaattttgttttaggttgGATATTGATAATTCATGtgaaattacaacaaaaatgcGTCATTTGTCATATTTTCGAACTAAATTTGATGTCCCTAAGAAATTTGAGGTGTTTTATGAAGCCAAGAATTTGCGAACCTTTTTGGGACTAAAATTGCCATCTACGTCAAATTTTTGGTGTAATAATATATCAACAATGGAGGTAAACAATGTGTTGTGCAAATTTAAGTGTTTACGAGCATTATCGTTGTCTCTCTATGGATTGTTAGCTGTGTTACCTGATTCTGTTGGAAATTTGAAACATCTTCGATACTTGAATCTTAATGGCACCAATATCGAAGGCTTGCCTGATTCTGTGTGTGGTCTGTATAATTTGCAAACCTTGTTATTGAGGAATTGTGATTACCTCAAAGAGTTGCCAACCAACTTGGGAAGACTGGTAAACTTACGTCACCTAGATATAAGAGGGACCCCTTTGAAAGGGATGCCAATGCACATGGGTAAATTAAGAAGCCTCCAAAATTTAAGTGCTTTTTATGTGGGAAAAGGAGAACATAGTGGGAGTAACATTAAAGAGTTGGGAGAGCTTCCGCATCTTTCTGGATCATTGTGTATATCAAACTTAGAAAATGTTTATCAAACAAGAGATGCAAAGGAGGTTAATTTGAAGGATAAGAAGGGCTTGTCAGAGTTGGAGTTGGAATGGGGAAGAGATCATGAGAACTATGATTCAGAACATGAAAGAGATGTGCTTGAGCAGTTGTGTCCTCATACGAACTTGAAATCACTCTCCATCATATCTTATTGTGGTGCAGAATATCCAAGTTGGTTAGGAGCATGTTCATTCTCTAATATGGTGTCCCTAAAGCTTGACGATTGTAAATACTGTTCCTCCTTGCCTCCACTTGGGCTGCTACCTGCCCTTAAGGAACTCTCAATTGAAGGTTTGCATGGAGTATCATGTGTGGATAATAAGTTCTACGGGGATGGCTCTTGTGCAACTAATAAGCCATTCAAATCCttagaaaaattaacatttgaaaggATGCTAGAGTGGAAGGAATGGTTTGTATTTGAAGGTGAAGATGAAGGCGGAGTTTTCCCAACCCTCCGAGAGCTTCGCATTATCAATTGTCCCAAGCTTACAGGAAATCTGCCTAGTTTACTTCCTTCTTTAAGCGTAATTGGAATTGAAGATTGCCCCCAACTTGTTGCTTCACTTCCTAGTCCTTCGGCTCTCCATGAATTGGCCTTGACGAATTGTGATAAGGTGGCGTTGAAGGAATTATCACCTAAGCTACAAAGTCTTGGAATTGGAGGATGCCACGTGACTCTCCTTGAGGGTGGTCTACCCACTACTTTAAAAACACTTCAAATCAATGGAGTACTTCAGTTGCCAGGGAGTCGTTACTTTCCATCAATTGAGAGCTTGAAGGTAAATAAAGGTCCTGGTTCACTTTGGTCTTTACCATTAGAGTTTTTCCCAAAACTCAAATCTATCGATATTTCGAAATCTGATAATCTTGAATCTCTTTCGGCATCAGATAAATCTCTCTTGGATCTAACTTCTCTCACTAAATTGACCATCATGTTGTGCCCTAATTTTGTATCCTTTCCCAGCGGGGGATTGTGCGCCCCAAATTTGACACAGATTTTTATTGTTGACTGTAAAAAGTTAAAGTCACTTGCTGAAGGTATGCACACCCTCCTCCCATCTCTTCTATATTTGAAGTTGTGGTTCTGTCCAGAACTGGAATCATTTCCTGAAGGGGGTTTGCCCTCCAATTTACAAATACTTGAAATCGATTGGTGCGACAAACTCTTTCTCAGACGCATGGAGTGGGGTTTACAGAGTCTTCACTCTCTCAGAGAAATTGAAATTTGGTATTACGGCACAGAAGTGGGTTCCTTTCCGGAGGAGGCGTTGTTGCCCCCTTCTCTTGTCCGCCTCAACATTGCATTTCCACAGCTGACATCACTCAATGGTAGGGGGTTTCAACACCTTACCTTACTTAAAGAGTTGGAGATTCGGTTCTGCGGTAACCTCCAATGCTTACCAGAAGAGGGCTTTCCCGCCTCCCTTTCTATTCTACATATTTCTCACTGCCCTTTGCTAGAAAAGCGGTATCGGAgaaagaatggaaaagaatggcgCAAAATTTCTCATATCCCCATCATAAGGATTGACCATGAAGTCATCACATAAGCTATGAGTCCAGAAGTACTACTGCCCAGGTATTTGTTTCCGCACTAATTTGTACTTTCCTCTGTTTAATTCTGAATTTTGTTTATTCCCACGAACCATCGCAGCCAGTGTTGcacttttctttgttattttcgtattccaaaaaaaatcattttttaaatgggAATGACTAGCTAGCTTCTGTCAAAATCAAACTTGTTTTTGATTTGGGCAACATAACTTTAAACCTCATACTCATACAACATACTTCTTAAATTTATTCGTATTACGCATTATTCCAAAGAGTATTTGTCTATTCATCAAGCAGCTTGatatattctataaaaaattgCTTCATCAATATTTTCAAATCTTTTACACAAAATCATTTGgtttcatattaatttttttttttgagaagcttgAAAACTATGATAATATAATGGATAATTAATTGGACTGCATTTGGgcaaatttcaattttctttctcaaaaaataatataaatggcCTGCAAACAAACAACTAACCCAAACTAGCATTTGggcaaaattcaatttaaaaaaaaaattatttgattgaAGTTTTAGGTAATGtaaaaagtcaaagaaaaaaggGTTTTATAAAgagattcttataaaaatttacaatatcttattactaatataaacaaaaaagcTGAGTATTTTTCCCATTATTGTTTGAAGTGGAGTATCATTCTCCCAAACCTCAAAGGAGGGGAGTGTAACTAccctaatttatttttaatatatatatatatatattttataaaatgtttataAGGGTATCACATGGCCTAATCATCATAATTCCATagtcttcttcttattttttgaattatagataaacttcaaaatatttagaatgaGGTTCAGAAttcttttaatttgtttaataaatatCGAAGTAAACCTTtgtagtaatatatatatttttggtacACTTATGAAAGAGATGCTGTTAAATGTTTTGGGCCTTGCTACAATTAAATTCTTATGAACTAAGAGATTCTCATTCAGTTGCCTTTTCTATTGCAGTGTCAATTTCAGTTGTCAATAACAAGTGACACACCTACCGTCAATTTCATGCCACTGCTAGCTGCTGATCCTTTTGCAATGTGTATGAACTCCTATATGATTTCAAGTCAGTGTAAAGTCCTTTACTCTCATTCTTGCTGGAGCTGCTTTCGCCTCGTTATACATTCATTGCATTTCTAGTTTGAACTTTTGAAGTACAAGACAGGATTCATTTAACCTAAGGTAGTACAGTTTCTCCATCATATTTATTTGTCAATGAACAAATTCGGATTGTAAGCTTAGAGTATGTTACGTTACATTATGATTTGACTTGGGCAATATAGTATGCTATTTAATCTCAGGTAAGACACTGGGGCAGTTCAAAGCTAGTGCTGCTTCAATACCTGCTAATAGCAGTTGAAACTCACTGCTCATGTCTGGACAGGGACTTGCTTAGACTCTCTCATTTTTAGTTTTGGGAAGTTTTGGTGAATGGGAAGATGTGAAGTCCTCTCCAAAGGACAGGTTGCTGCTTTTGGTTCTTtgttctctttcaaaattaagaCAGCTCAAAAGGCTCAGCACATTACCACTCTTGTACAGACAATGGTGTCAGAGGCAGAGGGAGAGAA from Castanea sativa cultivar Marrone di Chiusa Pesio chromosome 11, ASM4071231v1 harbors:
- the LOC142617973 gene encoding putative disease resistance RPP13-like protein 1, whose product is MAVFLGQALATSIIQVTLDRLASPEVIGYFKGRKHSDELLQKLKVMLLSAKSVLIDAEEKQFTNPAVKNWLDELKDAVYVADDLLDEIATEALSKSEAKFQTRTSKVLRFVSTSVNSFDKKIRSKLEKVLDMLQKVIEQKNVHNLKEVASGVPLPPRQLTTSCPEEYGVYGRDNDKEEIFKKLQLDNANGDEICVVPIVGMGGVGKTTLARLVYNDNRVKENFDLKAWVCVSDTFDGFRIAKTILEEITLSKCDISLNLLQIRIRESLKGKKFLLVLDDVWNESYIVWDEFLTLFRCEAKEIKIIITTRSKNVASIVHPISIHHLMQLSEEECWLLFAKHAFKNGESSKNLDIELIGRKIVCKCKGLPLAAKALGGMLQSKQDLREWNRILESDIWDLPGGESSILPALRLSYNYLPSHLKQCFTYCSIFPKDYEFSKKELVLLWMAEDLLLKPKGNESMEEIGEQYFDELLSRSFFQRSNNDELCFIMHDLFNDLANFISGEFCFRLDIDNSCEITTKMRHLSYFRTKFDVPKKFEVFYEAKNLRTFLGLKLPSTSNFWCNNISTMEVNNVLCKFKCLRALSLSLYGLLAVLPDSVGNLKHLRYLNLNGTNIEGLPDSVCGLYNLQTLLLRNCDYLKELPTNLGRLVNLRHLDIRGTPLKGMPMHMGKLRSLQNLSAFYVGKGEHSGSNIKELGELPHLSGSLCISNLENVYQTRDAKEVNLKDKKGLSELELEWGRDHENYDSEHERDVLEQLCPHTNLKSLSIISYCGAEYPSWLGACSFSNMVSLKLDDCKYCSSLPPLGLLPALKELSIEGLHGVSCVDNKFYGDGSCATNKPFKSLEKLTFERMLEWKEWFVFEGEDEGGVFPTLRELRIINCPKLTGNLPSLLPSLSVIGIEDCPQLVASLPSPSALHELALTNCDKVALKELSPKLQSLGIGGCHVTLLEGGLPTTLKTLQINGVLQLPGSRYFPSIESLKVNKGPGSLWSLPLEFFPKLKSIDISKSDNLESLSASDKSLLDLTSLTKLTIMLCPNFVSFPSGGLCAPNLTQIFIVDCKKLKSLAEGMHTLLPSLLYLKLWFCPELESFPEGGLPSNLQILEIDWCDKLFLRRMEWGLQSLHSLREIEIWYYGTEVGSFPEEALLPPSLVRLNIAFPQLTSLNGRGFQHLTLLKELEIRFCGNLQCLPEEGFPASLSILHISHCPLLEKRYRRKNGKEWRKISHIPIIRIDHEVIT